The following are encoded in a window of Sminthopsis crassicaudata isolate SCR6 chromosome 5, ASM4859323v1, whole genome shotgun sequence genomic DNA:
- the STMP1 gene encoding short transmembrane mitochondrial protein 1 produces MIQFLLGFTLGNVVGMYLAQNYDIPNLAKKLEEIKKDLDAKKKPPSS; encoded by the exons ATGATTCAGTTTTTG ctaGGATTTACTCTTGGCAATGTGGTCGGGATGTATCTGGCGCAGAACTATGAC attcCAAATTTGGCCAAAAAGcttgaagagattaaaaaagatttAGATGCCAAGAAGAAACCTCCTAGCTCTTAA